From the genome of Streptomyces sp. NBC_01116, one region includes:
- the ligD gene encoding non-homologous end-joining DNA ligase has translation MTPITEVEGRRVSLSNLDKVLYPATGTTKGEVLHYYAATAGGVILPHLRDRPVSFLRYPDGPGGQVFFTKNPPPGTPAWVETTAVPRSEDPGARQVVVRDLASLMWAANLVVEFHTPQWRDEAPEIADRMVFDLDPGSPATVVECCAVALWLRERLAADGLAAYGKTSGSKGLHLLVPLEPTPSGEVSAYAKRLAVEAEAALPGLALHRMKRALRPGKVFVDFSQNAAAKTTATPYTLRARPEPTVSAPVTWDEIAGCREAGALVFLAGDMAARLDRHGDLLAPLNDPERACPLPA, from the coding sequence ATGACGCCGATCACCGAGGTGGAGGGGCGACGGGTCTCGCTCAGCAATCTCGACAAGGTCCTCTATCCGGCCACCGGGACGACCAAGGGCGAGGTGCTGCACTACTACGCGGCCACCGCCGGCGGCGTGATCCTGCCCCATCTGCGCGATCGCCCCGTGTCGTTCCTGCGCTACCCGGACGGGCCGGGCGGCCAGGTCTTCTTCACCAAGAATCCGCCGCCCGGTACGCCCGCCTGGGTGGAGACCACCGCCGTCCCCCGGAGCGAGGACCCGGGCGCCCGGCAGGTGGTCGTGCGGGATCTGGCCTCCCTGATGTGGGCGGCCAACCTGGTGGTGGAGTTCCACACCCCACAGTGGCGTGACGAGGCGCCGGAGATCGCCGACCGGATGGTCTTCGACCTGGACCCCGGCTCCCCCGCGACCGTCGTGGAGTGCTGCGCGGTGGCGCTCTGGCTGCGGGAGCGCCTCGCGGCCGACGGTCTGGCGGCGTACGGGAAGACGTCCGGGTCCAAGGGGTTGCATCTGCTGGTCCCGCTGGAGCCCACCCCGTCCGGCGAGGTGTCCGCGTACGCGAAGCGGCTCGCCGTGGAGGCCGAGGCGGCTCTTCCGGGGCTGGCCCTGCACCGGATGAAGCGCGCCCTGCGGCCGGGCAAGGTCTTCGTCGACTTCAGCCAGAACGCCGCGGCGAAGACGACCGCGACGCCCTACACCCTGCGTGCCAGGCCCGAGCCCACCGTGTCGGCCCCGGTCACCTGGGACGAGATCGCGGGGTGCCGGGAGGCCGGTGCGCTGGTGTTCCTCGCGGGGGACATGGCGGCCCGGCTGGACCGGCACGGCGATCTGCTCGCGCCGCTGAACGACCCGGAGCGGGCGTGTCCGCTGCCCGCGTGA
- a CDS encoding Ku protein: MRSIWNGAISFGLVSIPIKLVNATENHSISFRQIHLADGGRIRYRKVCELDEEEVSGGEIGKAYEDADGTMIPVTDEDLAQLPLPTAKTIEIVAFVPADRIDPLQMDSAYYLSANGVPAAKPYTLLREALKRSNRVAVAKFALRGRERLGMLRVVDDVIAMHGLLWPDEIRAPEDAAPDGDVTVRDAELDLADALMNTLGEVDMDSLHDDYREAVEELVAAKAAGENVLTAEPEDTGEGKVIDLIAALENSVRAARKSQDGEGGGGSGGDMADVHPIRKTSSKAPRKSGQAAEPTRRTTHRTPTGKTVTRSGSSATKKSAPKDTGAKKSTAKKATSKKTAAKKTTAKKRTSSGDGRAAAKKTTHSRKRTSA; this comes from the coding sequence GTGAGGTCCATCTGGAACGGCGCGATCTCCTTCGGGCTGGTCAGCATCCCGATCAAGCTGGTCAACGCCACCGAGAACCACTCGATCAGCTTCCGGCAGATCCACCTCGCCGACGGTGGCCGGATCCGGTATCGAAAGGTCTGCGAACTCGACGAGGAGGAGGTGTCCGGCGGCGAGATCGGCAAGGCCTACGAGGACGCCGACGGCACGATGATCCCGGTCACCGACGAGGACCTCGCCCAGCTCCCGCTGCCCACGGCGAAGACCATCGAGATCGTCGCCTTCGTGCCCGCCGACCGGATCGACCCGCTCCAGATGGACTCGGCGTACTACCTCTCCGCCAACGGGGTCCCGGCCGCCAAGCCGTACACCCTGCTCCGCGAGGCCCTCAAACGCAGCAACAGGGTCGCCGTCGCCAAGTTCGCCCTGCGCGGCCGCGAACGGCTCGGCATGCTCCGCGTCGTGGACGACGTGATCGCCATGCACGGCCTCCTGTGGCCGGACGAGATCCGCGCCCCGGAGGACGCCGCCCCGGACGGCGACGTCACGGTCCGCGACGCCGAACTCGATCTGGCGGACGCCCTGATGAACACCCTCGGCGAGGTCGACATGGACAGCCTCCACGACGACTACCGGGAGGCGGTCGAGGAGCTCGTCGCCGCGAAGGCCGCCGGCGAGAACGTGCTTACGGCCGAGCCCGAGGACACCGGCGAGGGCAAGGTCATCGACCTGATCGCGGCCCTGGAGAACAGCGTGCGGGCGGCCAGGAAGTCCCAGGACGGCGAGGGCGGTGGAGGCAGCGGCGGCGACATGGCCGACGTCCACCCCATCAGGAAGACGTCGTCGAAGGCGCCCCGGAAGTCCGGGCAGGCGGCCGAGCCCACGAGGAGGACCACGCACCGCACCCCGACCGGCAAGACGGTCACCCGCTCCGGAAGCTCCGCGACGAAGAAGTCCGCACCCAAGGACACCGGCGCGAAGAAGTCCACGGCGAAGAAGGCCACTTCGAAGAAGACCGCGGCGAAGAAGACCACGGCGAAGAAGCGGACGTCGTCGGGCGACGGCAGGGCAGCGGCGAAGAAGACGACCCACTCCCGCAAACGCACCTCGGCCTGA
- a CDS encoding protein kinase: MSAEAPSGRVIDGRFTLVERLGSGGMGMVWRARDEALHREVALKEVRPPDPALAEYDPEGARTLRARVLREARALARVDHPNVVTVHHIVDPGEDGYPWIVMELVAGSSLHDRLAHGPMEPAEAAELGRGILSALRAAHASGIQHRDVKPANVLLRTDGRPVLTDFGIAAIRESTSLTMTGALIGSPDYIAPERIRGTEGDPSSDLWSLGMMLYVAVEGRHPLRRATTLATLAAVLDEEIPPPVRAGSLTPVLNALLTRDIPARPDAEALDRLLAEAARTGGSPAPTPTEPVRERPASTHSGPVHATPTQTAATPPPGRGPTSAPPPPPPPGSDRKPAASARPGGPSAPSSPSAGPEDRMPTGYGVPPRVSTPTPASGGDPYRRSATDPYEAPHERGRRVERRVWRISAASSVVSAVVIAGAIIWTADPFSSGGSDSDDRPRDRASAPQVSAPAPDPVADDSAGPGDTGGSEEETPETVDLLTPDGARTAIKALKPLMGGTKVTDFTLYDVHAYAEAPLKSNSALYDRFSYRDGRAKNDDVGGTLMSGSRTIDLDSIDWDVLPALLKTAEETLNVDEPESRYVIVDPASPFHDDRPVLRVHVSDSHGGAFLTAGLDGRVIGKNPRPKG, from the coding sequence ATGAGCGCAGAGGCCCCCTCGGGACGGGTGATCGACGGCCGCTTCACGCTGGTGGAGCGGCTCGGCAGCGGTGGCATGGGCATGGTCTGGCGGGCCCGCGACGAGGCGCTCCACCGCGAGGTCGCCCTCAAGGAGGTACGGCCCCCGGACCCGGCGCTCGCGGAGTACGACCCCGAAGGCGCCCGCACCCTGCGCGCCCGCGTGCTGCGCGAGGCCCGCGCGCTGGCCCGGGTCGACCACCCCAACGTGGTCACCGTCCACCACATCGTCGACCCCGGCGAGGACGGCTACCCGTGGATCGTGATGGAGCTGGTGGCCGGCTCCTCCCTCCACGACCGGCTCGCCCACGGACCCATGGAGCCCGCCGAGGCCGCCGAGCTGGGACGCGGCATCCTCTCCGCCCTCCGCGCCGCCCACGCCTCCGGCATCCAGCACCGCGACGTCAAGCCCGCCAACGTGCTGCTGCGCACCGACGGCCGCCCCGTCCTCACGGACTTCGGCATCGCCGCCATCCGCGAGTCGACCAGCCTCACCATGACGGGCGCCCTCATCGGCTCGCCCGACTACATAGCCCCCGAGCGGATCCGCGGCACCGAGGGCGACCCGTCCTCCGACCTCTGGTCCCTCGGCATGATGCTGTACGTGGCCGTCGAGGGCCGCCACCCGCTGCGCCGGGCCACCACCCTGGCCACCCTGGCCGCCGTGCTCGACGAGGAGATCCCGCCACCGGTGCGGGCCGGGTCCCTCACCCCGGTGCTCAACGCGCTCCTCACCAGGGACATCCCGGCCCGCCCGGACGCCGAGGCGCTCGACCGCCTGCTCGCCGAGGCCGCGCGGACGGGCGGGAGCCCGGCCCCGACGCCCACGGAGCCCGTACGGGAGCGGCCCGCGTCCACGCATTCCGGGCCCGTGCACGCCACTCCCACGCAGACGGCCGCCACGCCGCCGCCCGGGCGGGGACCCACGTCCGCGCCCCCGCCGCCTCCGCCGCCCGGGTCCGACCGGAAGCCTGCCGCCTCCGCCCGGCCGGGCGGGCCCTCCGCGCCGTCCTCCCCGTCCGCAGGCCCGGAGGACCGCATGCCGACGGGCTACGGTGTCCCGCCCCGCGTTTCCACCCCCACGCCCGCGTCCGGCGGCGACCCCTACCGACGGTCCGCCACCGACCCCTACGAAGCCCCGCACGAGCGCGGCCGCCGCGTCGAGCGCCGGGTCTGGCGGATCAGCGCCGCGTCCTCCGTCGTCTCGGCCGTGGTGATCGCGGGCGCCATCATCTGGACGGCCGACCCGTTCTCGTCCGGAGGCTCCGACAGCGACGACCGCCCGCGCGACCGGGCGAGCGCCCCGCAGGTCTCCGCCCCGGCGCCGGACCCGGTGGCCGACGACTCCGCCGGCCCCGGTGACACCGGTGGTTCCGAGGAGGAGACCCCGGAGACCGTGGACCTCCTGACCCCGGACGGGGCGCGCACCGCGATCAAGGCGCTGAAACCCCTCATGGGCGGCACGAAGGTCACCGACTTCACCCTCTACGACGTGCACGCCTACGCCGAGGCCCCGCTGAAGTCCAACTCCGCGCTGTACGACCGCTTCAGCTACCGCGACGGCCGGGCGAAGAACGACGACGTGGGCGGCACGCTGATGTCCGGGTCCAGGACGATCGACCTGGACTCCATCGACTGGGACGTGCTGCCCGCCCTGCTGAAGACGGCGGAAGAGACGCTCAACGTCGACGAGCCGGAGAGCCGTTACGTGATCGTCGACCCCGCGTCGCCCTTCCACGACGACCGCCCGGTGCTGCGCGTCCACGTCTCCGACTCGCACGGCGGCGCCTTCCTCACCGCCGGACTGGACGGCCGGGTCATCGGGAAGAACCCCCGCCCCAAGGGCTGA